A DNA window from Malus domestica chromosome 12, GDT2T_hap1 contains the following coding sequences:
- the LOC114820148 gene encoding UPF0481 protein At3g47200-like, whose translation MADSLEQRFNRLRDAGTKNQDSSTSVVPSRSRPIIQNVSRTLRSNKNLEKYFEPRVLAIGPIHHGKFPEWEELKYRLAADFVNDSGRSEEFLYKEVEDNIKELKQCYDEKTTERYDGDEASLAWMFFVDGCSILQFIQKYSTLEEFEIKRDQVFFAEQDLFLLENQIPYEILNLLMSSSIKNEDLWHGIQVFLDMHSTAAGASAKPFRWYKRMMRQDLKFELRLGVCMEDSWPTTHLLELLRTRMLGPAKNGREAADNELPPSFRNAKELMAAGIHFRCSEGFLFLPAMNADAMPLFLNLIAYEMCPDFQNDYAVTSYLSFLSSFITHPEDAKQLRSARILHNKLETDEALAQLFNEIGPDLVSNPSIIHISSRLEKHYKSKWKAWMAQFFEDHFSSPWAMLAFIGALTALFLSAIQTCTYSYKMRLVVIYHSDGNVLSHCMTFWNFLSKGGDNGKGGAGTEGMSWWWYNGKEDGGSDDDEGGGDGDEGGGGKGGEGSFRHRREWGLTAWVVGWRAMVCFIG comes from the exons ATGGCTGATTCTTTGGAGCAGAGGTTTAATAGATTGAGGGATGCAGGAACAAAAAATCAGGATAGTTCTACAAGTGTTGTTCCAAGCAGGTCACGACCGATCATCCAAAATGTTTCCAGAACTCTCCGAAGTAATAAAAATTTGGAGAAATACTTTGAGCCAAGGGTACTAGCAATAGGCCCTATCCATCATGGAAAGTTTCCGGAATGGGAGGAGCTCAAATACAGATTGGCAGCGGACTTTGTCAATGACAGCGGCCGGAGTGAAGAATTTTTGTACAAGGAGGTTGAGGACAACATCAAGGAGTTAAAACAATGCTACGACGAGAAAACAACAGAGCGCTATGATGGTGATGAGGCGAGCCTCGCTTGGATGTTTTTCGTAGATGGTTGTTCAATCTTGCAGTTTATACAAAAGTATTCTACCTTGGAAGAGTTTGAGATAAAGAGAGACCAAGTGTTCTTTGCTGAACAAGACTTGTTCTTGCTAGAGAACCAAATCCCTTATGAAATCCTCAACCTTTTGATGAGCTCAAGCATAAAAAATGAGGACCTTTGGCACGGAATCCAGGTGTTTCTTGATATGCATAGTACTGCAGCTGGTGCATCAGCGAAGCCATTCAGATGGTATAAAAGGATGATGCGACAAGATCTGAAATTTGAATTGCGTTTGGGAGTATGTATGGAAGATTCATGGCCTACTACTCACCTTCTCGAGCTTCTTCGAACAAGAATGCTAGGTCCAGCAAAAAATGGCAGGGAGGCAGCTGATAATGAACTTCCACCATCATTTCGCAACGCGAAGGAGCTTATGGCAGCCGGGATCCATTTTAGGTGTAGTGAAG gatttctctttcttccagCAATGAACGCGGACGCAATgcctttgttcttgaatttgattgCCTACGAAATGTGTCCCGATTTCCAAAATGATTACGCGGTCACCTCTTACTTAAGCTTCCTGAGTTCATTCATTACTCATCCCGAAGATGCAAAGCAGCTAAGGTCAGCCCGCATACTTCACAATAAACTCGAAACTGACGAAGCACTCGCTCAACTCTTCAACGAGATAGGCCCTGATTTGGTATCAAACCCTTCGATAATTCACATCAGTAGCAGATTAGAAAAGCACTACAAATCCAAGTGGAAGGCATGGATGGCTCAGTTCTTTGAAGATCATTTCAGTAGCCCCTGGGCCATGCTTGCGTTCATCGGTGCTCTAACAGCACTTTTCTTGAGCGCCATCCAGACTTG TACTTACAGTTATAAAATGAGATTAGTGGTCATTTACCACAGTGATGGAAATGTGTTGAGTCATTGCATGACATTCTGG AATTTCCTATCCAAAGGCGGAGATAACGGCAAGGGTGGAGCCGGAACCGAAGGCATGAGCTGGTGGTGGTATAATGGCAAAGAGGATGGTggtagtgatgatgatgaaggtggCGGTGATGGTGATGAAGGCGGTGGTGGTAAGGGAGGAGAAGGGTCGTTTCGTCATAGAAGGGAGTGGGGATTGACAGCATGGGTGGTGGGTTGGCGTGCTATGGTCTGCTTCATTGGATGA
- the LOC114820105 gene encoding IQ domain-containing protein IQM3, whose product MEVETQAQSLPAAFDNPSFSYSHNDLGSRDFRSSEMPRVDPTCVASDVLAPLVHNGEKASETDAPGGEWSESTAAVKVQKVYRSYRTRRRLADSAVVVEEYWWQAIDAWRLNRSTISFFDLGIESAIKRWNRVGKNASKVGKGLSKDAKAQKLAFQHWIEAIDPRHRYGHSLHVYYEEWSKAEAGQPFFYWLDVGDGKDIDLKECPRSKLRQQCIKYLGPQERMHYEYIVEEGRLIHSQTEELLDTKDGSLGAKWIFVMSTSKKLYAGLKRKGVFHHSSFLAGGATIAAGRLEAEKGILKSISAYSGHYRPTDDRLDTFLSVLKENGVNLDEVKIRKASDDSDSYDDGKSNGGTTFKMPTNFETPQLEILGEVEKTQSPEPAELPQPEAKPDYQRTLSGGLQSPRPEVPKNKILERINSKTSAKSYQLGHQLSLKWSTGAGPRIGCVADYPIELRTQALEFVNLSPKSPPTPSYRRFPCLASPTSGLASPTSGLVSPTSGFASPTLKSTSDVNNGV is encoded by the exons ATGGAGGTGGAAACTCAGGCTCAGAGCCTCCCAGCCGCCTTCGACAACCCTTCCTTTTCTTACTCCCACAACGACCTCGGTTCCCGCGACTTCCGAAGCTCTGAAATGCCCCGAGTTGACCCGACATGCGTTGCCTCCGACGTGCTGGCTCCGTTGGTACACAACGGGGAAAAGGCGAGTGAGACGGACGCGCCGGGCGGCGAGTGGTCGGAGTCGACTGCCGCGGTGAAGGTTCAGAAGGTGTATCGGAGTTACCGCACCCGGCGCAGGTTAGCCGACTCCGCCGTCGTCGTCGAAGAGTACTG GTGGCAAGCGATAGATGCTTGGAGATTGAACCGCAGTACGATTTCGTTCTTTGATCTTGGAATTGAATCTGCCATTAAACGATGGAACCGTGTTGGCAAGAATGCTTCTAAg GTGGGCAAGGGGCTGTCCAAAGACGCCAAAGCACAGAAATTGGCTTTTCAGCATTGGATTGAAGCt ATTGATCCAAGGCATAGGTATGGTCATAGCCTGCATGTGTATTATGAGGAGTGGTCTAAAGCAGAGGCTGGTCAGCCATTTTTTTACTG GTTGGATGTAggagatggaaaagatattgaCCTGAAAGAATGCCCGAGATCGAAGCTTCGACAACAATGCATCAAGTATCTTGGACCT CAAGAGAGAATGCATTACGAGTACATTGTTGAGGAAGGGAGACTTATTCACTCGCAAACCGAAGAGCTTCTTGATACAAAGGATGGATCGCTgggtgctaagtggatattCGTTATGAGCACATCTAAGAAACTCTATGCTGGCTTG AAAAGGAAAGGGGTTTTCCATCATTCTAGCTTCTTGGCTGGAGGAGCAACGATAGCCGCTGGAAGGCTAGAGGCAGAGAAAGGAATTCTGAAG TCAATTTCTGCATATAGCGGGCATTACCGGCCAACAGATGACAGGCTTGATACATTTTTATCAGTTCTCAAGGAAAACGGGGTGAACCTTGATGAAGTTAAG ATACGCAAGGCAAGTGACGATTCTGATAGCTACGATGATGGCAAATCTAATGGCGGGACTACATTTAAAATGCCAACCAACTTTGAAACTCCTCAACTGGAGATTCTAGGCGAAGTTGAGAAAACCCAATCTCCAGAACCAGCTGAACTTCCCCAACCGGAAGCCAAACCTGATTACCAAAGGACTTTATCCGGAGGTCTTCAGAGTCCAAGACCTGAGGTGCCTAAGAATAAGATACTGGAGAGGATCAACTCCAAGACCTCAGCGAAATCATACCAACTCGGGCATCAGCTATCACTCAAGTGGTCAACAGGAGCTGGCCCGAGAATTGGTTGTGTTGCTGACTACCCAATAGAGCTGAGAACGCAGGCCTTGGAGTTTGTTAACCTATCTCCGAAGTCTCCCCCAACGCCATCCTACAGGCGGTTCCCTTGTCTCGCTTCACCTACATCTGGTCTCGCATCACCTACTTCTGGTCTCGTGTCACCTACATCTGGTTTCGCATCACCTACATTGAAGTCCACCTCGGATGTCAATAACGGTGTTTAG